The Bacilli bacterium genome contains a region encoding:
- the nth gene encoding endonuclease III, whose translation MRQKEKMRFILDHLAEMFPDAHCELHHTNPFELTIAVLLSAQCTDETVNKVTPRLFAKYKKPEDYLAVPLTELEQDIRRIGLYRNKAKNIQRLCHMLLDKYGGEIPRQREQLMELPGVGRKTANVVLANAFGVPTIAVDTHVERVTKRLGLVPADAPVLAVEQKLLSVVPENEWITTHHRLIFFGRYHCKAVNPQCASCPLIAICPEGKRRMKTAAKRKSK comes from the coding sequence ATGCGGCAGAAAGAAAAAATGAGATTTATATTGGATCATTTGGCGGAAATGTTTCCGGATGCGCATTGTGAATTGCACCATACAAATCCGTTTGAACTGACGATTGCCGTGCTGTTGTCGGCGCAATGCACCGATGAAACGGTCAATAAGGTTACCCCGCGGCTTTTTGCCAAATATAAAAAACCGGAAGATTATTTGGCGGTGCCGTTAACGGAACTCGAGCAGGATATCCGCCGGATCGGTTTATACCGGAACAAAGCGAAAAACATTCAACGATTATGCCATATGCTGTTGGACAAGTACGGCGGCGAAATTCCCAGGCAGCGCGAACAACTGATGGAACTTCCCGGCGTTGGAAGGAAAACGGCCAACGTTGTCCTGGCCAACGCGTTTGGCGTCCCGACAATCGCCGTTGACACGCATGTGGAGCGGGTAACCAAGCGGTTGGGGCTTGTTCCGGCCGACGCACCCGTGCTGGCGGTGGAACAGAAGCTTTTGTCCGTCGTGCCGGAAAATGAATGGATTACGACGCATCATCGTCTCATCTTTTTTGGCCGCTACCATTGCAAGGCGGTGAACCCGCAATGCGCGAGTTGCCCGCTCATCGCCATTTGCCCGGAAGGGAAACGCAGAATGAAAACCGCGGCGAAAAGGAAATCTAAGTAA
- a CDS encoding NAD/NADP transhydrogenase alpha subunit gives MKCIAVYTDDFASFSDIFEKVLSTPLADNEEQTIDGIAVSDSGEVPTHYIDRMRNKHDVAVMKEKDRNITILQHGRLFEILLPNEENMVH, from the coding sequence ATGAAATGCATCGCGGTCTACACGGATGATTTTGCGTCGTTTTCCGACATTTTCGAGAAAGTGTTAAGCACGCCGCTAGCCGACAACGAAGAGCAAACCATCGACGGAATCGCCGTCAGCGACTCCGGGGAAGTGCCCACCCATTATATTGATCGCATGAGGAACAAACATGATGTTGCGGTAATGAAGGAAAAAGATCGCAATATCACCATTCTGCAACATGGCCGTTTGTTTGAAATTTTGTTGCCGAATGAGGAAAATATGGTACACTAG